From a single Aspergillus puulaauensis MK2 DNA, chromosome 2, nearly complete sequence genomic region:
- the YEA4 gene encoding putative UPD-GlcNAc transporter (Mnn2-2) (COG:G;~EggNog:ENOG410PIRD;~InterPro:IPR013657;~PFAM:PF08449;~TransMembrane:10 (i84-106o112-133i154-176o182-200i207-224o244-263i283-303o376-394i406-428o434-452i);~go_process: GO:0055085 - transmembrane transport [Evidence IEA]) has protein sequence MTMATKSPAQHAPGNNDSFRTENGRQLKSRPGRSNSTSALHSQRSSEKTTSMAGRKASGHVSVYSMPDIAATAAKATFTHWTSISLMVSLIFGGCCANVFALEAIIKDQPSSGPLITFAQFLLTALFMSPSFVSPSAGYRSFFLGRRSIPLRSWLIYTAFFVTVNLLNNWAFAYRISVPLHIILRSGGPVASIVVGYLYTGKRYSQGQMLAVALLTFGVVTSALADAQAKGQSIHIEVNRDSSISNTVIGFAILALAMLLSAFQGIYADRLYATYGRNHWKEALFYSHILSLPLFVPTFPQLLAQWHALNSSPSLLSQVTALVGQAGDTNTCLTPGDTAVSGESCAISTSTPAAVVYQALLTCRGYETFQPILTGIPVKIFHLLLNALTQYWCIRGVHLLSAKSSSLTVTIVLNIRKLISLLLSIHLFGNSLSQGVLVGAILVFVGAAMYGFEGARLRRETVKRD, from the exons ATGACAATGGCAACAAAGTCTCCCGCACAACATGCGCCTGGAAATAATGACTCATTCCGGACGGAGAATGGCCGCCAGCTGAAATCTCGCCCCGGTCGTTCCAACTCGACTTCTGCCTTGCATTCACAGCGGAGCTCCGAGAAAACCACAAGCATGGCTGGGCGAAAAGCATCCGGGCATGTGTCTGTCTACAGCATGCCGGACATTGCAGCTACAGCAGCTAAAGCTACATTTACTCATTGGACGAGCATTTCCCTGATGGTTTCGTTGATCTTCGGAGGTTGCTGTGCGAAT GTATTTGCGCTTGAAGCAATAATTAA GGATCAACCAAGTTCAG GGCCATTAATAACCTTTGCTCAGTTCCTCCTAACTGCGCTTTTTATGTCGCCGAGCTTCGTTTCGCCATCGGCAGGCTACCGGTCGTTCTTTCTTGGTCGGCGCTCTATCCCGTTACGGTCATGGCTCATTTACACAGCATTCTTCGTTACAGTCAATCTTTTGAACAATTGGGCATTTGCATACCGGATTTCTGTGCCCCTGCATATAATTTTAAGATCTGGGGGCCCAGTCGCATCGATCGTGGTTGGTTATCTTTACACTGGCAAAAGATATTCTCAGGGGCAAATGCTCGCTGTTGCACTACTTACCTTTGGGGTCGTCACATCCGCATTGGCAGATGCACAAGCGAAGGGGCAATCTATCCATATTGAAGTCAATCGGGATTCTAGTATATCCAACACTGTTATTGGCTTTGCTATTCTTGCCTTAGCAATGCTCCTCTCTGCATTTCAAGGTATCTACGCAGATCGGTTATATGCAACTTATGGACGGAACCATTGGAAGGAAGCTCTTTTCTATTCTCACATACTTTCTTTGCCACTTTTCGTTCCGACCTTTCCGCAGCTTCTCGCACAGTGGCACGCACTAAACTCATCCCCGTCATTGTTATCCCAGGTTACGGCATTGGTAGGTCAGGCCGGAGACACAAATACATGTCTCACGCCTGGGGACACAGCAGTCTCGGGGGAGTCGTGTGCGATATCCACAAGCACTCCAGCCGCTGTTGTTTACCAAGCGCTGTTGACCTGCCGTGGTTACGAGACCTTTCAGCCCATTTTAACTGGTATCCCAGTTAAAATTTTCCATCTTCTATTAAACGCATTGACGCAATATTGGTGTATTCGTGGAGTTCACCTTCTCTCTGCAAAGTCATCGTCTTTGACTGTTACGATTGTGTTGAACATCCGGAAGCTAATTTCGCTCCTGTTGTCAATACATCTTTTTGGGAACTCTCTTTCCCAGGGTGTGCTCGTTGGTGCTATTCTTGTATTTGTGGGCGCCGCCATGTATGGCTTTGAAGGCGCACGGCTCAGGAGGGAAACCGTGAAAAGGGATTAA